A stretch of the Aegilops tauschii subsp. strangulata cultivar AL8/78 chromosome 4, Aet v6.0, whole genome shotgun sequence genome encodes the following:
- the LOC109732956 gene encoding 2-methylbutanal oxime monooxygenase, with protein MSPSLAIQLAPTLSMAVAGASPVLHLLLQQWQLILAILLVPLACLLLRGRSGSGLKRPPGPMRLPIVGNLHQIGRLPHRSLAALARRHGPVMMLRLGMVPMVVLTSPEAAREALKTKNDDCSSRPLSAGPGLLSYGYKDVAFSPWSDYVREMRKLFIIELLSRRCVQAAYYAKDAHIDKLVETLTVLGPKLLPLDAHIFATMDRIMGLFAFG; from the exons ATGTCACCTTCACTTGCTATCCAGCTTGCTCCTACCCTATCAATGGCAGTGGCAGGTGCCTCACCTGTTCTTCATCTCCTTCTCCAACAATGGCAGCTGATTCTAGCCATCCTCCTCGTCCCACTCGCCTGCCTCCTCCTTCGAGGAAGGTCAGGCTCCGGCCTAAAGCGGCCACCGGGCCCCATGAGGCTGCCCATCGTGGGCAACCTGCACCAGATCGGGCGGCTGCCGCACCGGAGCCTGGCTGCGCTAGCCCGGCGGCACGGGCCTGTGATGATGCTGCGACTGGGCATGGTGCCGATGGTGGTGCTGACGTCACCGGAGGCGGCCCGGGAAGCCCTCAAGACAAAGAATGATGACTGCAGCAGCCGTCCCCTGTCGGCAGGGCCAGGGCTGCTGTCCTACGGCTACAAGGACGTGGCCTTCTCGCCGTGGAGCGACTACGTCCGTGAGATGCGGAAGCTGTTCATCATCGAGCTGCTCAGCAGGCGGTGCGTGCAGGCTGCCTACTACGCGAAGGACGCacat ATTGACAAGCTGGTCGAGACCCTCACCGTGCTGGGGCCGAAACTGTTACCCCTGGACGCCCACATCTTTGCCACCATGGACCGGATTATGGGCTTGTTCGCGTTCGGCTAG